One genomic segment of Pedobacter endophyticus includes these proteins:
- a CDS encoding DUF4230 domain-containing protein: MRIFFRILPWLILLVAGYFFISKKFSINTSIESKHQLLVEKIEAIGKLELVRYQISDVLEHTHKTDFLPDASVLLIVKAEAVGCIDLTKITKDDIEIDADTAVVNLPQPEICYVKIDHKKSKVYDTKMAFFREAGLVDEAYKAAERQVTAEVKKSDILAQTKTNATNVLKPIIEGLGYKNVRLTFE; the protein is encoded by the coding sequence ATGAGAATATTTTTTAGAATACTGCCCTGGCTGATCTTGCTGGTCGCTGGTTATTTTTTTATTTCCAAAAAGTTCAGTATCAATACCTCTATCGAAAGCAAACATCAGCTTTTAGTAGAGAAAATAGAGGCAATTGGCAAACTAGAGTTGGTTCGCTATCAAATTAGCGATGTGCTTGAGCATACCCATAAAACAGATTTTTTACCTGATGCAAGCGTCTTGCTCATCGTAAAAGCAGAGGCGGTAGGCTGTATTGATCTCACAAAAATTACAAAAGATGATATTGAAATAGATGCGGATACTGCTGTAGTAAATTTGCCACAGCCTGAGATTTGTTACGTCAAAATTGATCACAAAAAGTCGAAAGTTTACGATACAAAAATGGCTTTCTTTCGCGAGGCTGGCTTGGTTGATGAGGCATACAAAGCTGCGGAAAGACAAGTAACGGCAGAAGTGAAGAAATCGGATATTTTAGCTCAAACTAAAACAAATGCAACTAATGTGCTTAAGCCAATTATAGAGGGATTAGGTTATAAAAATGTTCGCTTAACGTTTGAATAG
- a CDS encoding RNA polymerase sigma factor: MVNKHKDIEQDLIQAIAAGNEKAFETLYISYHKKLHKFLLKTTQNHQQTASDILQEAFLRVWLNRDKLTEIENFQAWIYKVVSTEALTLIRKELHQKTKADRLKLNHDHNETAFFIQKPIEFGEIKSIIKQAVLQLPEQRRTIYILSREEGLSPSEIAEKLNISINTVYNTLTSALKSIRQALTTAGYGVYLGILIILRLF; encoded by the coding sequence TTGGTAAATAAGCATAAAGATATTGAGCAAGATCTGATCCAGGCCATCGCGGCCGGGAATGAGAAAGCGTTCGAAACTTTGTATATTTCCTATCATAAGAAACTGCATAAATTTTTATTAAAAACAACCCAAAACCATCAACAAACTGCTTCTGACATTTTACAAGAAGCTTTTTTAAGGGTGTGGCTAAACCGCGACAAATTAACGGAGATCGAAAACTTTCAAGCCTGGATTTATAAGGTTGTGAGCACAGAAGCGCTAACTTTAATTAGAAAAGAACTTCACCAGAAAACAAAAGCCGATCGGTTAAAGCTGAACCATGATCACAATGAAACGGCCTTTTTTATCCAAAAGCCCATTGAGTTTGGCGAAATTAAATCAATAATTAAGCAAGCGGTTTTACAGTTGCCCGAACAACGCAGAACCATATACATATTAAGCAGGGAAGAAGGCCTGAGCCCCTCTGAAATTGCCGAAAAATTAAACATCTCTATAAATACGGTTTACAATACCCTCACTTCAGCCCTAAAATCGATCCGCCAGGCGCTCACTACGGCAGGATATGGAGTATATTTGGGAATATTGATAATTTTACGTCTTTTTTAG
- a CDS encoding FecR family protein produces MHKERIFYLLNLYYENSLSHDESIELSLLINETDQEEVINALSKIISAAPDPESENADFDEAEIKYRVSQILAIDSHLEIKAATAKSKFKLSKYGVAAAAAVLIILLGTYIISRNSFIGSANSNNIAKTIDVQPGNKGAVLVLSDGTEVLLDSVSNGKVIVGRDGSKIRIDNGQIVYLDKNAKASNINTVRTPKGRQYHLTLSDGTKVWLNAASSIEYPVAFTTGARKVTISGEAYFEVVKNPKKPFRVNIADSKTNIEVLGTHFNVNTYADNGNYKTTLLEGSIKLNTGKLKFLLKPNQQAITQPQSDQFQIIENINPEDIVAWKNDLFYFNEASIDDVMQELARWYSIDVSYQGSKPSGTFTGKIDKNLTLRQALKILGATRVKYELLQNNKLIIQ; encoded by the coding sequence GTGCATAAAGAACGAATCTTCTATTTATTAAACCTGTATTACGAGAATAGCTTATCACACGATGAAAGCATAGAATTATCGCTACTAATTAACGAAACTGATCAGGAAGAAGTGATCAATGCGCTTTCGAAAATTATAAGTGCTGCCCCCGACCCGGAGAGCGAAAACGCCGACTTCGATGAAGCAGAAATAAAATACCGGGTAAGTCAAATATTGGCGATCGACAGTCATCTTGAAATCAAAGCCGCCACAGCCAAATCGAAATTTAAGCTGTCAAAATATGGCGTCGCAGCTGCCGCAGCTGTTTTAATCATTTTGTTGGGCACTTATATAATCAGTCGCAATAGCTTTATCGGCTCCGCCAACAGCAATAATATAGCTAAAACGATAGATGTTCAGCCCGGCAATAAGGGAGCCGTGCTGGTGTTGTCGGATGGCACCGAGGTTTTGCTCGATAGTGTGAGCAACGGCAAAGTCATTGTTGGCCGCGATGGATCAAAGATCAGGATTGATAACGGGCAGATCGTTTATCTGGATAAAAACGCTAAAGCAAGCAACATTAACACCGTTCGGACGCCGAAAGGCAGGCAATATCATCTTACCCTTTCCGATGGAACCAAAGTATGGCTCAACGCCGCAAGCAGCATCGAATATCCTGTAGCTTTTACCACTGGCGCTAGAAAAGTAACCATATCTGGCGAGGCTTATTTCGAAGTGGTTAAAAATCCCAAAAAGCCTTTTAGGGTGAACATTGCCGACAGTAAAACAAACATCGAAGTTTTGGGCACCCATTTTAACGTTAACACCTATGCCGATAACGGCAACTACAAGACAACGCTGTTAGAGGGAAGCATCAAACTGAATACCGGCAAGCTCAAATTTCTGTTAAAACCCAATCAACAAGCCATTACTCAACCCCAATCCGATCAGTTTCAAATTATCGAAAACATCAATCCGGAAGATATCGTAGCCTGGAAAAACGATCTGTTTTATTTTAACGAAGCGAGCATCGACGATGTAATGCAAGAACTGGCAAGGTGGTATAGTATCGACGTTAGCTACCAGGGCAGCAAACCATCAGGTACGTTTACCGGAAAAATCGATAAAAATCTAACCTTAAGGCAAGCACTCAAAATATTGGGCGCAACACGTGTTAAATACGAACTCCTGCAAAACAACAAATTAATTATCCAATAA
- a CDS encoding TonB-dependent receptor gives MNQKTNLQNPDPAKRITGKKPFNTFFATMKFVTILSVCISTFANAKSFSQTIRLNLKAAQVTAVLKAIEKQSDYTFFYKTEDLKWLKRIDVNINENTIDNALQKVLKDLPLEYNIEGKTIALNKKSDNITLIKPLAIKGLSAEEIISGTVKDANGQAIPGVSIKVNGTNRVTSTNGAGNFTIEAKIGDVLTITSIGFTTQQITITGASLGNITLIEDPTNLDELVVVGYSTQKKESLTGALSTISAEKLKNVTSPNVQNLLAGKAPGLFVAPGSGKPGTAGAVIIRGQATLSGTTSPLWVIDGVIIGSNPGDLNPEDIENVTVLKDAASTAIYGSQGANGVVIVTTKRAKSGQMSIDVSSKAGFTTLTNGNLEVMNGAELYDYFASFANASTIKFPRWNPELRNSNFDWWDLATKTGFNQNHNVTLQGGSEKLQSLLSVGFYDETGAIKGYDYERYNFRLNTVYKPFKWLTFKPSLVGARRGVTDNQYSVTSMYSNLPWDSPYDANGNIVPNRSSTWVNSVGTNYLYDLQWNHSANTNYEFMGNFDFDIQITKNLTFASVNNYRYNNYSASGYQDPRSDAGLSTNGRITEYRSEYTRRYTNQILRYNNSWGKHSLSALGGYEFNDYRSKTLDVYGTGLIPGFEVLDVVSTPERTKGGINEWAVQSLLFNSNYSYDGKYLAQVSLRRDGASNFGKKYGNFFSVSGGWNINREEWFKANYFSTLKLRASYGTVGNRPSALYPQYDLYAVNPAASYNGIPGLLIDQIGNKNLTWEQTYTTGIGLDVAAFDNRARLTVDYYIKNTDNILYNVPISGLSGVTRIWQNVGKMKNKGIEISVGGDIVRNDDFVWSLDANLSHNINKLTDIYKTRNVDGTYTAKPIIIGDGLGIAGSASRILQIGLPVDTYYMPEWAGVNVDNGLPMWYKVTRDANGNETERITTSNYAQATQEKLGKASPDLFGGITTYLRWKKLDFNAVFGYSIGGKVYNYSRQEYDSDGTYTDRNQMKLQDGWSRWQKPGDVATHPVARYDNQDKGNSMSSRYLESNDFFRMRSLAFGYNFDLKKYKVKNLRVFVSGENLFVITKYSGVDPEIPVNESDGNILFSTGPSVYPMTRKFILGLNVSF, from the coding sequence ATGAACCAAAAAACTAACCTACAAAACCCCGATCCAGCAAAAAGGATAACGGGTAAAAAACCATTCAACACCTTTTTTGCAACAATGAAGTTTGTAACCATACTCAGCGTTTGTATTTCAACCTTCGCAAATGCAAAGTCATTTTCTCAAACCATCAGGTTAAATCTTAAGGCCGCTCAGGTTACAGCAGTTTTAAAGGCAATAGAAAAACAATCCGACTACACTTTCTTTTACAAAACAGAGGATTTAAAATGGCTAAAACGGATTGATGTCAATATCAACGAGAACACCATCGATAATGCATTGCAAAAAGTGTTAAAAGATCTTCCCTTAGAATACAATATTGAGGGAAAGACGATAGCATTGAATAAAAAATCAGATAATATCACACTAATCAAGCCTTTGGCTATTAAGGGCCTCAGTGCTGAGGAAATAATCTCGGGTACCGTTAAAGATGCCAATGGACAAGCTATCCCAGGGGTTAGCATAAAGGTGAACGGCACCAACCGCGTTACCTCTACCAATGGCGCAGGCAATTTTACCATTGAAGCGAAAATTGGCGATGTGTTGACAATTACATCAATTGGCTTCACTACCCAACAAATTACCATAACCGGAGCTTCGTTGGGCAATATTACGCTTATTGAAGACCCAACCAATTTAGATGAACTGGTTGTTGTTGGATATAGCACGCAAAAAAAGGAGAGCTTAACGGGCGCCTTAAGCACCATTAGTGCCGAAAAATTAAAAAACGTTACCTCACCAAATGTACAGAATTTACTTGCGGGTAAAGCTCCGGGGCTGTTTGTGGCTCCAGGTTCGGGGAAACCAGGAACTGCAGGTGCGGTAATTATTCGTGGGCAAGCAACCCTAAGTGGCACAACCAGTCCGCTTTGGGTAATAGATGGCGTAATTATAGGCAGCAACCCGGGAGACTTAAACCCCGAAGATATAGAAAATGTTACTGTTTTAAAAGATGCTGCTTCGACAGCAATTTACGGTTCGCAGGGAGCCAATGGCGTAGTGATCGTAACTACTAAACGGGCAAAATCAGGGCAAATGTCTATCGATGTATCATCGAAAGCGGGCTTTACAACACTTACCAACGGAAATCTTGAAGTAATGAACGGTGCAGAGCTGTACGATTATTTTGCTTCATTTGCCAATGCAAGTACCATCAAGTTTCCGCGTTGGAACCCCGAGTTGCGCAACAGCAATTTCGATTGGTGGGATTTGGCCACCAAAACAGGCTTTAACCAAAACCACAACGTTACTTTGCAAGGCGGAAGCGAAAAACTTCAATCACTGCTCTCAGTTGGGTTTTACGATGAAACGGGTGCCATAAAGGGTTACGATTACGAGCGCTATAATTTCAGGTTAAATACGGTTTACAAACCTTTTAAATGGCTAACTTTTAAGCCATCGTTAGTGGGGGCCCGCCGTGGTGTTACCGACAATCAGTATTCAGTTACGTCGATGTACTCCAACCTCCCATGGGATAGTCCATACGATGCCAACGGAAACATTGTTCCCAATCGCTCAAGCACCTGGGTAAACAGCGTAGGCACGAACTATTTGTACGATTTGCAGTGGAACCATTCAGCAAACACGAACTATGAGTTTATGGGTAATTTTGATTTTGATATTCAGATCACGAAGAACCTCACCTTTGCTTCGGTAAACAATTACAGATACAATAATTACAGCGCAAGCGGCTACCAAGATCCACGTTCTGATGCTGGTTTAAGCACAAATGGCCGCATTACAGAGTACCGATCGGAATATACCCGCCGATATACCAACCAGATTCTACGTTACAACAACAGCTGGGGGAAACATAGTTTAAGTGCTTTGGGTGGATATGAATTTAACGATTATCGCAGCAAAACACTCGATGTTTATGGAACCGGATTGATCCCAGGCTTCGAGGTGTTGGATGTAGTATCGACACCTGAAAGAACCAAAGGCGGTATAAACGAGTGGGCGGTACAATCGTTGTTATTTAACTCAAACTACTCTTACGATGGTAAATACCTGGCGCAGGTATCGCTTCGCCGAGATGGAGCATCGAACTTTGGCAAGAAGTATGGCAATTTCTTCTCTGTTAGCGGGGGCTGGAACATCAACCGCGAAGAATGGTTCAAAGCAAACTATTTCAGCACGCTAAAACTTCGCGCCTCATACGGTACGGTAGGCAATCGGCCAAGTGCGTTGTACCCTCAATATGATCTGTATGCGGTGAATCCCGCAGCCAGTTACAACGGCATCCCCGGCCTTTTAATCGATCAAATTGGCAATAAAAACCTTACCTGGGAGCAAACGTATACCACCGGAATCGGTTTAGATGTTGCTGCATTTGACAACAGGGCGAGGTTAACAGTAGATTATTACATCAAAAATACCGACAACATTTTATACAATGTACCGATTTCGGGCCTTTCGGGAGTGACCAGAATTTGGCAAAACGTAGGTAAAATGAAAAACAAGGGGATCGAAATTTCGGTAGGCGGCGATATCGTTCGTAACGACGATTTTGTTTGGAGCCTTGATGCAAATCTTAGCCACAACATCAATAAGTTAACCGATATCTATAAAACAAGAAATGTGGATGGCACATATACGGCCAAGCCTATTATTATCGGCGACGGACTTGGAATAGCAGGCTCAGCAAGCAGAATTTTGCAGATTGGCCTACCTGTAGACACTTATTACATGCCTGAATGGGCGGGTGTAAATGTTGATAACGGACTGCCGATGTGGTACAAAGTAACCAGAGATGCAAACGGTAACGAAACTGAACGGATAACAACATCGAATTATGCACAAGCCACACAAGAAAAGTTAGGCAAGGCTTCGCCAGATTTGTTTGGTGGTATAACGACTTATTTAAGATGGAAAAAACTCGATTTTAACGCAGTGTTTGGCTACTCCATCGGTGGTAAAGTTTACAACTATTCTCGTCAGGAATATGATTCTGATGGAACTTATACCGACAGAAATCAAATGAAATTGCAAGATGGCTGGAGCAGGTGGCAAAAACCGGGCGATGTTGCCACGCATCCGGTAGCACGCTACGATAATCAGGACAAAGGCAACTCGATGTCGTCGCGTTATTTAGAAAGCAACGACTTTTTCAGAATGCGCTCGCTTGCTTTTGGATATAATTTCGATTTGAAAAAGTACAAAGTAAAAAACCTCAGGGTGTTTGTATCAGGCGAAAATCTGTTTGTGATTACGAAATATTCTGGTGTCGATCCGGAAATACCAGTTAACGAAAGCGACGGGAATATCCTATTCTCAACAGGTCCATCCGTTTACCCGATGACCAGGAAATTTATATTAGGACTTAATGTTTCATTCTAA